CCACCGCCGTCGTGGTGGTGCTCGGGATCCGGATTTTCACCAACGTGGCCGCCATCCGACGCAAGTTGTTCCATGCCTGAGCCGCGCGATCCCGACGCGACGACCGCGCCTGACGCGAGGCCCGAGCCCGCGCCCGACGCGACGCCGGCGCCCGAGTCTGAGCCCGCGCCCGAGGCGACGCCGGGGGCGGCCGCGCCGGACGACCGGGCGCGCGGGGAGGACTTCGGTGGCGCGCCGGTCGACGATCGCACGGCGCAGACCCCGACGGGCCCGATGCCCCCGCGCACCTGGCGCGAGATCGGGCGCGACATCGTGCGCCCCGGCCGCTCGCAGCTGATCTTCGCGCTCATCCTGCTGCTGTGCGGCCTCGCCGTCACGATGCAGCTGACCGCCCAGCGCGACCAGCGCTACACCAACCTGCGCCAGGACGAACTGGTGGCGATGCTGGACGACGTGAGCGCCGAGACCCGGCGGCTGGAGTCCGAGGTCGGCCAGCTCGAACGCACCCGGGACCGCCTCGCCAGCGGGGCCGACGCCGACCAGGTGGCGCGGGAGGAGGCCCACGAGCGGCTGGACGCCCTCGAACTCCTGGCCGGCACGGTGCCGGCTCGCGGGCCCGGGGTCGAGATCACCATCGATGACCGGTTCGGCAAGGTCACCCCCGAGGTGCTGCTCAACGTGATCGAGGAACTGCGCGACGCGGGGGCCGAGGTGCTCGCCGTCGACGACGTGCGGCTCGTCGCGAGCAGCGCCGTGATCGTGAGTTCCGGGGGAGCCCTGCAGATCGACGGGGTGACGCTGCGGCGTCCGATGACGATCCTGGCGATCGGCGACGGGCCGACGCTCGCGGAGGCGACCCGGTTCCGCGGCGGGCTGGTGAGCACGATCGAGGGCGACCGGATCAAGGGGCACGTCACGGTCAAGGAGCGGGACGTCATCGACATCACGGCGACCGCGACCCCGCGTCCACTGCGGTACGGGCGCCCGGGCTGACCGGTGATCCCGTCCCCCGGGGCGGCACGGGCGTCGGTTTGTGATTAGGCTGGCGTCACACGATGCGGCCAGGGCGGCCGACAGGAGGAGGAGACGTGTTCCCCGAGGATCTTCGCTACACCGACAAGCACGAGTGGGTCCGCGCCGGCAACGGTGACACCGTGCGCATCGGCATCACCAGCTTCGCCGCCGAGGCGCTGGGTGACATCGTGTACATCACGCTGCCGCAGGTGGGCGAGGAGGTCGCCGCCGAGGACACGGTCGCCGAGGTCGAGTCCACCAAGAACGTGTCCGAGGTGTACGCGCCGCTGTCGGGCGTCATCACCGCCGTGAACGAGCAGCTCACCGACGCCCCCGACACCGTCAACGCGGATCCGTTCGGCGACGGCTGGTTGTTCGAGATGGAGCTGACCGATCCCGGCCAGCTCGACGACCTGCTGGACGCCGACGGTTACGCGGCGGTCGCGGGGGAGTAGTGTGGTGGGCTCCGCCCCGGTGCGCCGGGGCGCCGCCATGCTGATGATCTGAGGGGAGTGCCATGTTCCGGTGTCCAGAGTGCGGCCACGAAACCGCGGAGGCCGTCAACTTCTGCCCGAACTGCGGCGCTGCCCTGAAGTCGAGCACGGGGGACACGACCCGCGTCATCTCCATCCCGCCGCAGCTCAGCGAGGATTCCGGCGAGCACACCGACCCGCACCTGCCCGCACTGGCCGACGTGCCGCCGGGCGCGTCCGTGCTCGTGGTGGTGCGCGGCCCCAACGTGGGCGCGACGGTCCTGCTGGACCAGGAGACCATCACCGCGGGGCGGCACCCGCAGTCCGACATCTTCCTCGACGACGTGACGGTGTCCCGCCACCACGCCAAGTTCACCGAGCGCGGCGGCCATCACTGGGTCGGCGACCTGAACAGCCTGAACGGGACCTACGTCAACCGGACGCTGATCGACGGCGAGGTCGCGCTGCGTCCCGGCGACGAGGTGCAGATCGGGAAGTTCCGCCTGGCCTACCTGGTGGCGCCGACCGGGCGTAGCTAGATGCCCGCTCCCAGCACGCGGAGCATCGGGCAGGTCCTCAAGGTGCTCAAGGAGGACTTCGAGGACATCAGCATCTCCAAGATCCGCTTCCTCGAGGGCGAGGGCCTGGTCTCACCCGAGCGTGCACCGTCGGGCTACCGGCGGTATTCGGAGCAGGACGTGGCGCGGCTGCGCTACATCCTGGAGGTGCAGCAGAAGCACTACCTGCCGCTGAAGGTGATCCGGGAGCACCTGGAGAAGCTGGACGCCGGCGAGCAACCCGTCACCGCCTCGGCCGCCGAGCCGCCGCCGCTCGAGCCCGTGGTCACCCCCACGCCGCCCGAGCGGCAACCCCCGGCCAAGCGACCCATCAACATCTCGCGCCGGGAACTGCTGCGGCTCTCGGGGCTCTCGGACGCGCAACTCTCGGAGCTGGAGCGGCACGCGCTGGTCCTGCCGCGGCGCGGCTCGGTGCAGTACGGGCGCGACGCCCTCACCGTCGCCGTCGCCGCCCGCAAGCTCGCCGTCTACGGCATGGACGCCCGTCACCTGCGCGCCATCAAGCAGGCC
Above is a window of Propioniciclava coleopterorum DNA encoding:
- a CDS encoding DUF881 domain-containing protein, whose protein sequence is MPEPRDPDATTAPDARPEPAPDATPAPESEPAPEATPGAAAPDDRARGEDFGGAPVDDRTAQTPTGPMPPRTWREIGRDIVRPGRSQLIFALILLLCGLAVTMQLTAQRDQRYTNLRQDELVAMLDDVSAETRRLESEVGQLERTRDRLASGADADQVAREEAHERLDALELLAGTVPARGPGVEITIDDRFGKVTPEVLLNVIEELRDAGAEVLAVDDVRLVASSAVIVSSGGALQIDGVTLRRPMTILAIGDGPTLAEATRFRGGLVSTIEGDRIKGHVTVKERDVIDITATATPRPLRYGRPG
- the gcvH gene encoding glycine cleavage system protein GcvH; protein product: MFPEDLRYTDKHEWVRAGNGDTVRIGITSFAAEALGDIVYITLPQVGEEVAAEDTVAEVESTKNVSEVYAPLSGVITAVNEQLTDAPDTVNADPFGDGWLFEMELTDPGQLDDLLDADGYAAVAGE
- a CDS encoding FHA domain-containing protein codes for the protein MFRCPECGHETAEAVNFCPNCGAALKSSTGDTTRVISIPPQLSEDSGEHTDPHLPALADVPPGASVLVVVRGPNVGATVLLDQETITAGRHPQSDIFLDDVTVSRHHAKFTERGGHHWVGDLNSLNGTYVNRTLIDGEVALRPGDEVQIGKFRLAYLVAPTGRS
- the ftsR gene encoding transcriptional regulator FtsR, coding for MPAPSTRSIGQVLKVLKEDFEDISISKIRFLEGEGLVSPERAPSGYRRYSEQDVARLRYILEVQQKHYLPLKVIREHLEKLDAGEQPVTASAAEPPPLEPVVTPTPPERQPPAKRPINISRRELLRLSGLSDAQLSELERHALVLPRRGSVQYGRDALTVAVAARKLAVYGMDARHLRAIKQAAEREASLIDQSLAAHGRRRPGSRQAVVDVMQLVLHAHAALLRSSITS